The genomic stretch CCTAAGGCGCATCAAGACCCTGATAGACCGCCTTTTCCCCTTGCGCAAGAACTCCGGCTACCCCATGAAAAAAAGGCGCTACCCCTGCCTGAACTACAGCATGGGCCGCTGCTTGGCTCCTTGCGTGGGCCTGGCTGACCCCAAGGCCTACCAGGAGGTGGTACGCCAGGTGGAGGCGGTGCTGGAGGGAAAGGTGGATGGGCTCCTAAGGGAGCTGGAAGCCAAGATGCGGGAAGCCGCACAGAGGTTAGAGTTTGAGCGGGCAGCGGAGATCCGGGACCAAATGGAGGCCCTAAGGGCCTTCTTCTCCACCGCCCAGCAAGCCTTTGACCCGGAGATGGGGGACCTGGACTTCCTGGGCTTGGCCCAAGCAGGGCCTTTGGCGGTGGTGCAACTCTACCAGGTGCGCTCAGGGCGGATCCTGGGCCGCATCAGCCGGGTGGTGGAAAAGGAGGAAGCGAGCCCTGAGGAAATCCTCTGGGCCTTCCTGCGCGACTACTACCTGGAGGCTTCCCCCCTACCCCCCCTGATCCTGCTGCCCTTCCCCCTGGAGGACCTGGAAGGTCTAGTAGCCCTCCTTCACCGCCGCGCCGGGCGGAGGGTGGAGTTAAGGGTGCCCAAAAAGGGGGAGAAGGTACGGCTTCTGGAGCTTGCGGAGAAGAACGCCCGCCTGGCCCTGGAGACCGAGCTCAAGCAAAGGGAAAGGCGGGGGGACCACCCCGCCCTAAAGGCCCTCCAGGAGATCCTGGGGCTATCCCAAAGGCCCTATCGCCTCGAGGGGTACGACGTAAGCCACCTCCAGGGGGAGGCCCGTGTCTTTTCCATGGCCGTCCTGGAGGGGGGCAGGCCCAAGAGGGCGGAGTACCGCAGGATGCGCCTGAAGGCAGGAAACGACGACTACGCCGCCATGGAGGAGGGGGTATACCGGCGCTTCACGGGAAGCCTAAAGGACCTGCCCCTCCCCGACCTCCTCCTGATCGATGGCGGGCTAGGCCAGGTGCGGGCGGCAGCCCGGGCTTTGGAAAGGGCCGGCCTGAGCCTCCCCCTGGTGGGCCTGGCCAAGAAGGAGGAGGTCCTCATCACCCAAGAAGGCCGGGAGATCCGCCTGCCCCTAACCCACCCTGCCCTCCAGCTCCTCATCCACCTTCGGGACGAGGCCCACCAAAACGGGCTCCGCTACCACCAAAAGCGAAGGAGCCAGGAACTTTTCCAGGTGCTAAAGGGCATCCCCGGCATCGGGGAGGCGAGAAGGCGCCTTCTTTTGGAGCGCTACGGGGGGCTTAAGGCCTTAAAGGAAGCTCCTTTGGAAGAGCTTGCCCGCCTGCCGGGCATGAACCGCAAGGCGGCGGAGGCGTTGAAGGCCGCTTTGGAAGGGGCCCTGGGGTAAGATAACCCCCTGATGGTGCGCCGCGCCCTGGAAGAGGCCATTCACCAAGCCCTCAAGGAGATGGGCCTGGACCTCCGTCTCAAGGTGGCCAAGGCCCCCAAGGACAAGCCCGGGGACTACGGGGTTCCCCTCTTCGCCTTGGCCAAGGAGCTAAGGAAACCCCCCCAGGCCATCGCCGGGGAGCTCAAGGCCCGCCTGGACCTTCCCCCTTTCGTGGAGGAAGTCATCCCCGTGGGGGGGTACTTGAACTTCCGCATCCGCACGGAGGATCTCCTCAAGGAGGCCCTTAGGCCCAAGGAGCCTTTTCCCAAGAGGGAAGGCCTGGTGCTCATCGAGCACACCTCGGTGAACCCCAACAAGGAGCTCCACGTGGGCCACCTGCGGAATATCGCCCTGGGGGACAGCCTGGCCCGCATCCTGGACTATGCCGGGCGAAGGGTCCTGGTCCTGAACTACATTGACGACACGGGCCGCCAGGCGGCGGAAACCCTTTTCGCCCTAAGGCACTACGGCCTCACCTGGGACGGGAAGGAGAAGTACGACCACTTCGCCGGCAAGGCCTACGTGCGCCTCCACCAGGACCCCGAGTACCCCAACCTACAAGGGGGCATAGAGGAAATCCTTCACGCCCTGGAGCGGGGGGAGCTTAGGGAAGACGTCAACCGCATCCTCCTGGCCCAGATGGCCACCATGAAGGCCCTGAACGCTCATTACGACCTTCTGGTCTGGGAATCCGACATCGTTCGCGCGGGGCTTTTGGAAAAGGCCCTGAGGATCCTGGACCAGAGTCCCCACGTCTTCCGCCCCACGGAGGGCAAGTATGCGGGGGCCTTGGTCATGGACGCAAGCCCCTTCATCCCCGGGCTGGAAGACCCCTACTTCGTCCTGGTGCGCTCCGGGGGAGCCGCCACCTACTACGCCAAGGACATCGCCTTCCAGTTCTGGAAGATGGGTCTTTTGGAGGGGTTGTACTTCCAACCCTACGAGAACCCCTACTACCCGGCCCTGAGAACCAGCGCCCCCGAGGGGGAACCCTACACCCCCAGGGCCCGGGAAACCATCAACGTCATCGACGTGCGGCAAAGCCACCCCCAGACCTTGGTGCGGGCGGCCTTGGCCCTGGCGGGGCACCCCGAGCTGGCAAAGGGTGCCTTCCATCTGGCCTATGAAACCGTACTGCTGGAAGGCAAGCAGATGTCCGGACGGAAGGGCCTGGCGGTGAGCGTGGATGAGGTCCTGGAGGAAGCGGAAAGGCGGGCCCTTGCTGTGATAGAGGAGAAAAACCCCGACCACCCCGCCAAGGAGGAAGCGGCCAGGATGGTAGCCCTGGGGGCCATCCGCTTTGCCATGGTGAAGACCGAGCCCAGGAAACAGATCGATTTCCGCTACGCCGAGGCCCTTTCCTTTGAAGGGGATACGGGCCCCTACGTCCAGTACGCCCACGCCCGGGCCCACAGCATCCTGCGCAAGGCCGGGGAGTGGGGGGAGATAGACCTTGCCCAGGCCACCCCGTACGAGCGGGAACTGGCCCTGGCTCTCCTGGACTTTGAGGAGGCGGTGCTGGAAGCTGCCGAGGAGAAGACCCCCCATGTCCTAGCCCAGTACCTGCTGGACCTTTCCGCCAGCTGGAACACCTACTACAACGCCAAGGAGGACGGGAGGCCCGCCACCCCGGTGCTCACGGCACCCCCGGGCCTGAGGGAACTCCGCCTTGGCCTGGTGAGGAGCCTGCAAGAAACCCTGAAGACGGGGCTTTCCCTCCTGGGCATCCCCGCCCCTGAGGTAATGTAAGGGCATGCGCCTCGTTCTCGCCGCCCTCCTTCTTTCCCTCTTGGCCCTGGGCCAGCGCCTGGTCTCCCCCGAGGAGGTGGCCCGAAGCCAGGTGATTCAAAAGGCCCTGCCCGCAGTGGTCCGGGTCCAAGGCTCCCCCACCGCCCCTGGGGAGAACCAGGTGGTGGGCACGGGGTTCTTCGTGAGCCCCTTCCGGGTGGTCACCAACTACCACGTGGTCCAGGACTTGGCCGACCTCACCGTGCGCCTGGCGGACGGGCGCACCTTCCCCGCGGAGCGCTTCGCCGTGGACCCCGGGATCGATATCGCCCTTCTCACAGTACGCGGCCTCCAGGCTCCTCGGGTGCTGGCCTTCAGCAAGACCCCTAGCACCAGCCTTCCCCTGGGCATGGGGGTAGTGCTGGTGGGGTTTCCCTTCGGCCAGGGGCCCTTGGCCTCCTACGGGATCCTTTCCGGCATAGGCCCCCTCGAGGTCCCCTCCCCTGACCCCAGCGTGGGAGCCGAGGTGGGGGAATACCTCTTCACCGATGCCCCCCTCACCGTGGGCAACTCAGGAAGCCCCCTTCTGAACCTGCAAGGGGAAGTGGTGGGGGTGGTGGCGGACGTGGTGGGAGGACCCTCGGGGGTGGGAGGAATTGGGGTGGCCATCCCGGCGGATCTGGTGGCCCAAAGCGTCCGGGACCTGGAGCGGTTCGGCATTCCCCAGCGGGGCTGGCTGGGGGCAAGCCTGGTCAGCCTGGACGAACTCCCGCCGGTGCTCCTCAGGGCGGTGGGGCTCACCACCACCCAGGGGGCCATGGTGGACCGGGTGGACCCGGGAAGCCCCGCAGCCCGGGCTGGCCTAAGGGGAGCCCAACGGGATGCCCAGGGGAGGCTTCTCGCCCTTGGGGATGTGATCCTGGCGGTGAACGGCAAAGCGGTCAAGGGCAAGGCGGAGGTGGTCCGCCTCATCGCCCGCTACCGCCCTGGGGACCGGGTGCGGCTAACGCTTTGGCGGGAAGGACGGAGGCTCGAGGTCACCCTCACCATGGTGGCCCGGCCCAGGAGGTAAGCGTGTACATCGCCATAGAAGGCCCTATTGGCGCAGGCAAAACCACCCTGGCCCGGCTTCTTGCGGAAAGGCTTGGGGCCGAGCCCCTTCTGGAGGTGGTGGAGGAAAATCCCTTTCTACCCCTTTTCTACCAGGACCGGAAGCGCTACGCCTTCAAAACCCAGGTCTTCTTCCTCCTTTCCCGCTACCGGCAGCTTTCCCGCCTTCGGGAAAGGCCCCTATTCGGCGGGGTGGTGGCCGACTACCTCTTTGACAAGGATGCCATCTTCGCAAGCCTCAACCTGGAGGGCCCCGAGTGGGACCTTTACTTGGACCTTTACCGAGAGCTTTCCCTGAAGCTCCCCCCGCCCGACCTCACGGTCTACCTTAGGGCCCCGGTGCCGGTGCTATTGGAACGCATCCGGAAACGGGGCAGGCCCTTTGAGGAGGGGATGGACCCCGCCTACCTCGAGGCCCTCTCCGAAGCCTACGAGCGCCACTTTGCCCGCTACGCCCATCCCCTTTTGGTCCTCGAGGCGGACCAACTGGACTACAGCCAACCCGGCCCCGACCAGGACCGGGTGGTGGCCCTGGTGAAGACCCAACTTGCCCAGGACGGCAGGACCGCCTAAAGAAGGGTCCAGCATGTATCTGGCCATCGCCGGCAACATCGGTAGCGGCAAGAGTTCCCTCACCGCCTTGCTCTCAGAGGCCTTTGGGCTGAAGCCGGTGTACGAGGCGGTGAGCGAAAACCCCTACCTGGAGGACTTCTACCGGGATATGGGGGCCTACGCCTTCCACTCCCAGGTCTTCTTCCTGGCAAGAAGGGTGCGCCAGCACCTTCTGGAAGTGAACGGGGCGAGGGCCGTGGTGCAGGACCGCACGGTCTATGAGGACGCCCTGGTCTTCGCCCAGAACCTCTACCGGGAAGGCCACTTGAAGGAGCGGGACTGGCGAACCTACCTGGAGCTCTTCCAGAGCGTGTCCCCAGCCCTTAGGAAGCCCGATCTTCTCATCTACCTCCGGGCAAGCCTCCCCACCTTAAGGGAGCGGATAAAAAAGCGGGGAAGGCCCTTTGAGCAAAACCTCCCCGACCGCTACCTTCTCGGGCTCAACGCCCTCTACGAGGAACTCATCGCCTCCTGGGACCTCTCCCCCGTCTACGTGGTGGAGGCGGACCGGATAGACTTCGTGGAAAAGGCGGAGGACCGCGATAGCCTTCTTGCCGCCCTCCGCCTGTGGATCCAGCCATGACCCTCGAGGAACTCTTCGCCCCCTTTGGCCTTAAGGTCCCGCCCCTTAGGGTCTTAGGCCTCACCCTGGACTCGAGGCGGGTGGAACCCGGTTATGTCTTCGTAGCCGTGCCCGGGGTGCCCCTTCCCCACCGCAAGCCCTTGGACGGGCACGACTTTATCCCCGAAGCCCTGGCCAGGGGGGCCATCGCCGTGGTGGGGGAAAGGGAATTAAGCCTTCCCGTGCCCTACTTGCGGGTGGGAGACGCCCGGGAGGCCTTGGCCCACCTGGCCCGTCATTTCTTCGGCGAACCGGACCGGAAACTGGCCC from Thermus antranikianii DSM 12462 encodes the following:
- the uvrC gene encoding excinuclease ABC subunit UvrC, with the translated sequence MGIVRASELPPLPEAPGVYLWKQGEKVLYVGKAKNLKARVRSYFHAEGKAARIAQEATALEFIATRDEVEALLLEANLIKAHRPPYNVLLKDDKHYPFLKLTREPFPTLLVVRRVEEDGAKYYGPFPEASALRRIKTLIDRLFPLRKNSGYPMKKRRYPCLNYSMGRCLAPCVGLADPKAYQEVVRQVEAVLEGKVDGLLRELEAKMREAAQRLEFERAAEIRDQMEALRAFFSTAQQAFDPEMGDLDFLGLAQAGPLAVVQLYQVRSGRILGRISRVVEKEEASPEEILWAFLRDYYLEASPLPPLILLPFPLEDLEGLVALLHRRAGRRVELRVPKKGEKVRLLELAEKNARLALETELKQRERRGDHPALKALQEILGLSQRPYRLEGYDVSHLQGEARVFSMAVLEGGRPKRAEYRRMRLKAGNDDYAAMEEGVYRRFTGSLKDLPLPDLLLIDGGLGQVRAAARALERAGLSLPLVGLAKKEEVLITQEGREIRLPLTHPALQLLIHLRDEAHQNGLRYHQKRRSQELFQVLKGIPGIGEARRRLLLERYGGLKALKEAPLEELARLPGMNRKAAEALKAALEGALG
- a CDS encoding arginine--tRNA ligase is translated as MVRRALEEAIHQALKEMGLDLRLKVAKAPKDKPGDYGVPLFALAKELRKPPQAIAGELKARLDLPPFVEEVIPVGGYLNFRIRTEDLLKEALRPKEPFPKREGLVLIEHTSVNPNKELHVGHLRNIALGDSLARILDYAGRRVLVLNYIDDTGRQAAETLFALRHYGLTWDGKEKYDHFAGKAYVRLHQDPEYPNLQGGIEEILHALERGELREDVNRILLAQMATMKALNAHYDLLVWESDIVRAGLLEKALRILDQSPHVFRPTEGKYAGALVMDASPFIPGLEDPYFVLVRSGGAATYYAKDIAFQFWKMGLLEGLYFQPYENPYYPALRTSAPEGEPYTPRARETINVIDVRQSHPQTLVRAALALAGHPELAKGAFHLAYETVLLEGKQMSGRKGLAVSVDEVLEEAERRALAVIEEKNPDHPAKEEAARMVALGAIRFAMVKTEPRKQIDFRYAEALSFEGDTGPYVQYAHARAHSILRKAGEWGEIDLAQATPYERELALALLDFEEAVLEAAEEKTPHVLAQYLLDLSASWNTYYNAKEDGRPATPVLTAPPGLRELRLGLVRSLQETLKTGLSLLGIPAPEVM
- a CDS encoding S1C family serine protease, which produces MRLVLAALLLSLLALGQRLVSPEEVARSQVIQKALPAVVRVQGSPTAPGENQVVGTGFFVSPFRVVTNYHVVQDLADLTVRLADGRTFPAERFAVDPGIDIALLTVRGLQAPRVLAFSKTPSTSLPLGMGVVLVGFPFGQGPLASYGILSGIGPLEVPSPDPSVGAEVGEYLFTDAPLTVGNSGSPLLNLQGEVVGVVADVVGGPSGVGGIGVAIPADLVAQSVRDLERFGIPQRGWLGASLVSLDELPPVLLRAVGLTTTQGAMVDRVDPGSPAARAGLRGAQRDAQGRLLALGDVILAVNGKAVKGKAEVVRLIARYRPGDRVRLTLWREGRRLEVTLTMVARPRR
- a CDS encoding deoxynucleoside kinase, producing the protein MYIAIEGPIGAGKTTLARLLAERLGAEPLLEVVEENPFLPLFYQDRKRYAFKTQVFFLLSRYRQLSRLRERPLFGGVVADYLFDKDAIFASLNLEGPEWDLYLDLYRELSLKLPPPDLTVYLRAPVPVLLERIRKRGRPFEEGMDPAYLEALSEAYERHFARYAHPLLVLEADQLDYSQPGPDQDRVVALVKTQLAQDGRTA
- a CDS encoding deoxynucleoside kinase; translated protein: MYLAIAGNIGSGKSSLTALLSEAFGLKPVYEAVSENPYLEDFYRDMGAYAFHSQVFFLARRVRQHLLEVNGARAVVQDRTVYEDALVFAQNLYREGHLKERDWRTYLELFQSVSPALRKPDLLIYLRASLPTLRERIKKRGRPFEQNLPDRYLLGLNALYEELIASWDLSPVYVVEADRIDFVEKAEDRDSLLAALRLWIQP